A window of Pseudophryne corroboree isolate aPseCor3 chromosome 1, aPseCor3.hap2, whole genome shotgun sequence genomic DNA:
AACTAAGTATGTTCCTTTTTCAACCATATTAAAAGAGCTTATGTGACAGTACCCTTATAAGTATTTAGAGAacataggggtctatgtattaaCTACTAAGCCTCGGGTGgagatcagggctgtttctagccaattgggctcccagtgcgagatttaaaaatgcccccccccccccctccccacattgacataacaaaaaaatgcgccctccccccatagatataaaaagaaaaaggtatGCACGCGCCTTCCAgtcaaatggggcgtggcctctacaaaaatgggtgtggtatttgtaaaatgggcgtggtctcgtctgaaaagactaccttacaccccagtttttgaccttgcaccgacagatcacggcgagcacaggaaaaaaaaggaaaaaatatatattatgccatacaccgcaatgcccttgatacattagatccccattttacacattacagcaggcaagagtccccattttacacattgcggcaggcaagagtccccattttccacaatacggcaggcatgtgtccccattttccacaatacggcaggcaagtgtccccattttccacattacggcaggcaagtgtccccattttccacattacggcaggcaagtgtccccattttccacaatgcagcaggcaagtgtccccattttccacaatacggcaggtgtccccattttccacattacggcaggcaagagtccccattttacacaatacggcaggcaagtgtccccattttacacattacgcaggcaagagtccccattgtacacaatacagcaggcaagtgtccccattttacacattacggcaggcaagagtccccattttacacattacggcaggcaagagtccctattttacacattacggcatccaaaagtccccattttacacatgatggcaggcaagagccaCCATTTTACAgacgatggcaggcaagagtccccattttccacaatacagcaggcaagtgtccccattttccacaatacagcaggcaagtgtccccattttccacaatacagcaggcaagtgtccccattttccacaatacagcaggcaagtgtccccattttccacaatacggcaggtgtccccattttccacattacggcaggcaagagtccccattttacacattacggcaggcagagtccccattttacacattacacaggcaagagtccccattttacacaatacggcaggcaagtgtcccaattttacacattacggcaggcaagagtccccattttacacattacggcaggcaagagtccccattttacacatcacggcatccaaaagtccccattttacacatgatggcaggcaagagccaCCATTTTACAcacgatggcaggcaagagtccccattttacacatgatggcaggcaagagtccccattttacacattccggcagagggagggggcggggggggagaTGGAGAGGCTGACTTACGTTTGAAGCGGTTTTTCCCGCTCTTCGGCAGCCTCTCCCTCTTCTTTGCGGCGCCGGCTCTTACTGCAACTTGGCTCccactcctcccgagtacccaactCAAGGGGCGGAGTTTCACTGAATGACGCaacccgcgtcattccgcgaaactccgccccccgagcggttgCATGGCtcgtccgccgcaagaaacggccctggtggagataaagtggacaaagataaagtaccagtcaaccagctcctgtcatttttcaaacccagactggttggctggtactttatctccgtccactttatctccatccaaggtttagtaaatagaccccataatcaccTACTTTTTTTTATGTTCCTAGTGGGAGGTCCCGGAGAGCAGTGTCTTATCTAGAGATCCAGGTGACCCTGGCAAAGTGAAGGATTTGGTGCCCCCCCAATACTTTAAAAAAAGTATTTGCTCTAAAAGTAGGTTACTACCGAAAACAACAGAGATGTTGCTTGTTCATACAAATACATTAAGACATAACATATTATAGCTGTTTCCAGGCACCTTCTAATAGTTATGCAATATTTATCTAATATGTTTTacatgcatatttttgcacatattATTTGACTGATATGTTCAGTTAATTAACATACATTCATCATTATGCAAAAATTAAGCAAAACACCTTCCCAATTCTCCACAGGTACTAAGGGTCTCAGGGGCAGTGATGACATGATAATGCGAATGTATTTATCGGGTTTTAGACTAGATAATTTGCTATCATGGTAGGTTCACCCCGATGTATGGGAAAGAGTCTCCAGTATATGATGGCTCTTGTGGCACCCCATTCCTCCAGCAGTgcacctggcaagtgccatcctggccaacctCTGGTTACAGCCCTGCTGGTGAGTGACCTCAAGTGGGACATGTGGTGCTGTGAATCatgtatatagttacatagttgttgaggttgaaaaaagacaaatgtccatcgagttcaacctgtattatacattttatcataattaaatgctgtatccttggatatttttttcagctaggaatttatctaatccatttttaaacttattgattgaatccaccattactaccctctctggcagagaattccaaatccttactgctcttactgtgaagaacccttttctccgttgtgtatgaaatgttttttcttctaacctcagggggtgtcctcgtgtcctatataACGTTTTTTTCATAAACAAATAGTTTGATAAATCCATGTTTTAGTCCCATtacgtatttataaatattaataatgtcccctctcaatcgcctcttttccagtgtgaacatatctaaccttttaagtctttcctcataattcagtgcctctaacccaggctttttcaaccagtgtgccgtggcacgacCAGTTGcatggtgtgccgcggagccagagcagcttcctgcaccttcctgcaacttcagagtgaactgttggcccgtgcTCTTCTTAGAAGATCAGTcgtgcgtctcaccacccagccagcccacccgcctgcacacacatcttccagttcctgcctggttacacagctttccttgcccacccacatccacacctgcccgaccgcccgctgctcagtattcgcagcactccactatgaacaatccccgccactgagggacagggaggaggacagctgactgataggggctaatatttgttttcTATTTTTTCTCCAGTGGGGAacaacaggatttatgtggggagaataaggatttatggggggaaaatgtgaataattcatgtggggagcaataggatttatgtagggagcaatatgatttatgtggggagcaatgtgattgttttttctgtgtaggccactgtacagtatgtgtggatttttttttttactatgagggccaatgtgttttgttttgttttctgtggggaactgatggtgtgccttggcaattttaaaatattgtttggtgtgccgcgagtaaaaacagGTTGAAAATCACTTCTCTAACCCCTTAAACAGTTTGGTggatcgcctctgaaccctttcgagttccaagatatctttttttatagtgaggtgcccagaactgtactcaatattccaggtgtggccgcaccaatgatttatacagtggcaggattaaacttgcatcccttgtctccattccccgttttatgcatactaACACctaatttgcctttgttgctgcattttgacactgcgtactgctactaagtctattatcgataagcacccccaaatctttttcaactaccattatccctccattttccccatttagtttatatgctacccgattgttcttagtcccaaagtgcataactttacatttgtctatattgaacctcattctccatttatccgcccagacctccagtctagatgagtcattctgtagagatccaacatccttgtctgaattaattactgtacatagtttagtatcgtctgcgaaaatgtacactgtgctttctaggcccactcctaggtcattaattaatatgttaaacagcagtggCCCAAGTACTgatccctgcggtattccactgagcactgaggcccattcagaaaacatcccattaacccccactcactgttccctattgtacagccatttactcacccaagtacacatagtgtttcctaccccaagctctcttaatttgaaaattagtctcttatgtgggactctGTCAAAGGCCCATGTAGAATGCACAATTTGTGGCACTGCAGATGGAAGGGGTGCCAAGATTACATGATTCACTGACAAACATGTCATCAAGGTCCTGGACTGCCAACTTCACTGGGCAAGTGGGCGGGATCCAGGAGGCTGGTCTATTCTCCCATGAGTCCAAGAGAGCTCCCTAAAATTCTAatggagtaggcaagtatgcaacaaCATTTGGCTACACATTGTGTTCTGTGGACTAGAAAGGGGCTCTTCGTTGTTTACTGGTCACTAGAATGTAGCTCTGCATTGTGTTCCATTGGGACTGCTAGTCCTATGATGGGGTTGTTTATTTCATGACATAATGAATTATTACTTTTAGAAAATACTCTAAATGTAGTGATGAAAAATAAAATAGAATTGTCCGGATCAGCACGTTAGGTGAAAGTGTATGGCATGATCCTGTCTGGAAAGAATAGGagtacaatatattttttttaaagaataaataAAGAGATTTTTAGATCTGAAATTAATACTTTTTAATAGAATATGGAATAAAATGTATACTGTACTTGTTCCATCAGATATTTTTCAGAATCTTTTACTTTTACAGAAAACCCCATCATTAATAGGTTTATGAAATAACATGACAATTTAAATTCAGAAGTCAAAAGAAAACTCTTTATCATGATTAGTTTAATGTAAAACACCACACATCCGTTACAGTAATTATTCATAGAACTAGTTTGTCTAAAACGTTTTCTGTACATGAACGTGACTATTTGAAGTACAGTACAACTTACAAATAAAAATAGAAACCAGCGATTTACACCTTTGCGCTACAAgtgccaaatagcccctcttggtACAGATttgtgactatggggtctatgtactaaaccttggagagagataaagtaccagccaatcagctcctagctgccttgttacaggctgtgtttgaaaatggaactggttggctggtactttatcactgtctaccttttttctctccaagccttagtactcTAGACCCCTAAGTCACAAATCAATGTAAAAAAGGTTCTGATATGAATGTTCGCTGCTTTTATGCTCATTGCGTTCCATGGAATCTGTAACTTACATAGGTTATACAAATTCCTTTGTGACAATAGTAGCAACCTagtgtctctggtgcactgtgaatggcttTGAATCAAGCTGTGATGCAGCTAAGATGTATTGTTAAGTGGAAAAGTTCTCTATGCTTCCCGTGTCGGGTGGAACCCCATTTCTTTTTTATTGGAATTAGGCAATTAGTGTCTCTACAGTTGTTGCTAACCTACATTTCAGAGCATATGGCTCATCTTACACAGTGATGCTAATACACACTCTACCTCTACCCTTTTTGCAGTTAGCTACACTTTGAAGACATCAACttccttcacttttttttttacataattttggTGATAATGTATAGGAAGATGGACTAGAAAAATAATATAGAAAGGGATTGAGCATGCTGTAGAAGTAAGTAGAGCAAATAGTGAAATAAAAGACAAGGTTTGAATCCGCAAAGTACACACAGTCCCTATATTTCATTAACTTCAATACCCAAATAGCAACTCTACCAGAAGCACTTGGTAGATAACAAATCATGAATACAACAGCAATTAACATGAGGAACCTTGTTGCTCTCCCTATCTTTCCATTTGTGTCAATGGCATTTCCCTTTAAATGTAAAGCGATGTGGATTGTACAGTACGAGATAATCAGAAAGGACAGAGATGACAGCGTAATATAAAATGCATCTTGCCACGCAGTTTGCGAATACGGGCATATAGTAAAACTTTCACATTGTGTTACATTGTGTAGGCTATCCATGTGTGAGTCTGATAAAATGTATGAGTGAATTGTGAAGGTGAATAGCCACAGCAAAATGCAGATACATGTGGCCTGCTTCACAGTAATACTGTTCACCTTATGGAAAGGAAACAGGATCCTGCAGTAACGATTAAGTGCAATGACAGACAAAAAGATCATGCCAGCAGCTCGGGCAACAGTCAAGATGTATAGCAACAGTCTGCAGGGGATATCACCAAACAGCCAGTTTTGATGGTGAAGGTAATAATCTGCACGGAATATCACACAGAAAAGAACCACAAAGTCTGCTAGAGTTAAACTGAGCAGATACACTGAGTTTGGCTTCCACTTCTTCACCCCAAAGCAGATCATCCACAGTCCAAGACTATTACCGACCATGCCAAGGATGAACTCCGTGAGTAAAATGGGAGGAAGAATAAGATCTAGAATGGGTTCCTCAAAAGCACAACAGCTGCTATTCATAGTGTAGACTACCTGTTCTTGCTGTATAGAACTTCTCCATATGATGTATCTAGCAACTGAGACACTCTTATATACAACATCAGAATGACGGGATCAAGGGGAGTTTTTTTGGGGAAACAAAATCGCAAAGTGTTCGCTTGGAAGTTTAGTGATGCGTAAAACAAAAATGTAAATGTTAATCTTGATAATCTTGTTCCTTTTCTTATCGCGTGCAGTGGTTAAACTTTGGTTCATGTTAATGTAAAATACAATAGGGGTCATTTTGCATTTTCTTACACACACCATTTCCATACGTCATACCATTTCCATACGTTACACATTCCATTTCCATTGGTCCGAGGCAGTTTTGTTTCTGCTATCCCTGTCAGCTATGCTATTGCCATCCAAGTTAGCACCTGTGTCATCTTACTGGCAAGTATCCATCACAGACCTTTATTGATATGACTTTAAGATTAAGGTGTAGGAAAATAATTACCTTGGTCCCAAATCCCATAATGTACTAGTACTGATGTCTCAGGTGAGCTCAGCAACATCCTTCCTGTCCCACACACATGCAGAAATCAAGCAGTCTAACATTGTTTTGGGAACGGAATCATTAACTATCCTATGCACTTTATGATCACTAAAGGTTTCCACACTTTGCAAACGCTGCTAGGTGATTGTGCTTTTTTGCCTTGATCTTGCAGTAATGTACTCTAACTCGATTGATAATGTACAAAATACAACTTCATTATTGACTATAACTCCAGATATCCCTAAATTATCATCAGCCCATACCCCTCTGCTTGTCTGTTTACCAATCTCTTGACTATACCCACTGTTCCAGTCATCCCCATTGATACCAATGAGATATTTCCCTGTACACTAACCATCAGTCTTACAGCTATACGTAAGCGGATAAGTGAGGCTTTCTTTATTGATCCTGCTGATGCCTCTGGTACTTCCACATAATTTCCTCTGGTTGAAGTAATACATACTCCCACCATCTCACCAGCTGCTCCAGTGCCACATGCTATAAATAAATCTGCAGCTGTTTAAACAGTTCCAGAACCTTGGACGAAGTTGCATGGCAAGTTTGGAGGGTCTGAGCTTATTATCACAAGTGTATGGCTCAATGCTGTTTgatctcaa
This region includes:
- the LOC134934497 gene encoding hydroxycarboxylic acid receptor 2-like; amino-acid sequence: MNSSCCAFEEPILDLILPPILLTEFILGMVGNSLGLWMICFGVKKWKPNSVYLLSLTLADFVVLFCVIFRADYYLHHQNWLFGDIPCRLLLYILTVARAAGMIFLSVIALNRYCRILFPFHKVNSITVKQATCICILLWLFTFTIHSYILSDSHMDSLHNVTQCESFTICPYSQTAWQDAFYITLSSLSFLIISYCTIHIALHLKGNAIDTNGKIGRATRFLMLIAVVFMICYLPSASGRVAIWVLKLMKYRDCVYFADSNLVFYFTICSTYFYSMLNPFLYYFSSPSSYTLSPKLCKKKSEGS